cccggctcccgtaggagtctgggcggagctacgctgctgtcggcggtggagcccggctcccgtaggagtccgggcggagctgcgctgctgtcgattgtggagcctggctcccgaaggagtccgggcggagccgctctgctgtcgatggaggagcccggctcccgtaggagtccgggcggagccgcgctgctgtcggcggaggagcccggctcccgtaggagtccgggcggagccgctctgctgtcgatggaggagcccggctcccgtaggagtccgggcggagccgcgctgctgtcggcggaggagcccggctcccgtaggagtccgggcggagccgttctgctgtcgatggaggagcccagctcccgtaggagtccgggcggagccgcgctgctgtcggcggaggagcccggctcccgtaggagtccgggcggagccgcgctgctgtcggcggaggagcccggctcccgtaggagtccgggcggagccgttctgctgtcgatggaggagcccggctcccgtaggagtccgggcggagccgcgctgctgtcggcggaggagcccggctcccgtaggagtccgggcggagccgttctgctgtcgattgtggagcccggctcccgtaggagtccgggcggagccgcgctgctgtcggcggaggagcccggctcccgtaggagtccgggcggagccgttctgctgtcgatggaggagcccggctctcgtaggagtccgggcggagccgcgctgctgtcggcggaggagcccggctcccgtaggagtccgggcggagccgttctgctgtcgattgtggagcccggctcccgtaggagtccgggcggagccacgctgctgtcggcggaggagcccggctcccgtaggagtccgggcggagccgcgctgctgtcggcggaggagcccggctcttgtaggaatccgggcggagccgttctgctgtcgatagaggagcccggcttccgtaggagtccaggcggagccgcgctgctgtcggcggaggagcccggctcccgtaggagtccgggcggagccgttctgctgtcgattgtggagcccggctcccgtaggagtccgggcggagccgcgctgctgtcggcggaggagcccggctcccgtaggagtccgggcggagccgttctgctgtcgatggagaagcccggctcccgtaggagatttcgtcgaggatttcggccgtgggtatttcatacccaacatatatatatatatatatatatatatatatatataaagatagaTTTGGGTAAGATTGATTGGATTTAGATTCAGAATCATTCAGGTCAAAATTGAACAATAGGAGTCCTATATCGATAATTCAAATCattggatatgatctaatatCTTCAAATTACTTACATACTAAAAATCATAtggtttgaaaatttttaatttatacatcaaataattaaaaaatatatttaatttaattttatttaaattgtttaatttttaaatatttaatacaCAGATTAGAAGTctcaaaattatataattttttatatataaaaaattttgagataatagatcatatttaataatttaaattattgatatataatttttattataaaattttaatttaattaattttaaatttaaatttggttgATCTTATTCTCTCTGTGTATGGATAGTCCTCACTACCGTTGGATTATATCTCCCTCTCTGTTATTTGTCCTTTCAGCGTCTTCCAACCGAAATGGGTCAGTTAAACTGGAACCACTCAAAAGAACTTGTGGTTGGAGCCATCGGAGCCCAATCCACAAAGCCAACCAGGTCCACACGCAAGTAAGGCACAAATCACATCAACACCTAGTGGAATCCAGTTCCCTTCTCTGACCCACTTGCGGGGATTCTGACGTGAGACCCCGCCGGGCTCCGATCGCCATCACTACTGCCCACGTCATCCCCCTTCACAGGAAAGTGGCCTAGAAATTACGGGCGGCGATCAAAAATATTTCAACCtcagattgatctttttttttttagtaaatataAAATTGATCTATTTATTGAGGGATCGTGTTGAATATTTAGTGCGAAagaatgattatttttttatgacgTGGACTATTAATGATGCCCCGTCTAACTCTCCAAGtactttgaattttttaaatcgTCCACCGACATAAATTTTAAAGTAATTATCATGCAATTTAAGAATGAATATATGCAAAAATGATGCATCATTTTTCTCCGTGGAagatacaatttttattttttattaaataaatcaaaaatttaatttcaaaattaatcatcttattaaatatatatataattatcatgtaatttaagaatgaatatatacaaaaataatacatcatttttaatttttattaaataaattaaaattttaattttaaaattgatcagcttattaaatatataatataactcaatttatgatatatttaaataaattaaataaatcaaattattatGTATTACCATCCTAATCGGAATCATTGGAAGCCACGTCCTTTTCCTCTTTCTTCAGGAGATGCTTGTGGCCCCATAATAATATGCGGAGAGCCCACACAATCAACTAAGAGATctaaaagaaacaaaacaaatctataaataaatatcaaatatgtGTATTAGAATTGTATGGACCAtccattttatataaaaaaattaaatacataaattttttatctctttcaCACTTTGACTTATATgttttgtataaaaaaataattaatctttCTTTTCAACATTAACCTttgaattatattttacataatttttaaaatctgtaAATATCTTACTGGCATGGATTATATTTTGAAGATTATAAAATCACGATCCAATGACCCACACTGCAAATAAAGATTAATCATTATTTTGACGCAAAAGATACAACCAACACCTTACCCCTtcgtctcttttttttaaaaaatatatatattttttattaaaataaaaaaatttaaattttaattattgaaaATATAAATGAGTGAAGCTCAACCACATACACATCAATAACGAATTTTGCCAAGAGAGATTTTTTTTCCCCCAACTTTTCCCTTTGTATCAATTGCCCACGGACATACAATAAAAATGATCCAAGTGGGCAATGTcccgaaaataaaaaataaaaaaaacaaaattatgttagaaaataattaaatgaataaaaagaatattctttaagaatatgtacGGCAACAATTTTAATCCCTGTTTTCTTTATACTCCCGAATCTAAGCAAGCTTTGCCAGTAATTTAATATGTTCTCCAGAACGTTCCCATCGCCATTAATTAACCTGCGAACAGACGAGAAGAAAACGAATCAGTAAAGCAAattatatctttttaaaaaaaacgtAACAAGCGTCCAGCCAACAAAAGatgctaaataaaaaaaaaaaaaatgtaccaACCcagaaaatattaaattaaaaaaataaaaacaaaaacaaataaaACAACGAACGGATGAGATGGAACGAATAACATAAAGGTGGTGACGAAAGGGACGGAACCCTAACGGAACAGACGTGCCAACCAAAACGAACAAACGAAGGGGAAGAATGGGGACTGGGAACGGTGGCACGGCAAAACACAAAACaccacaaagaagaagaagaagaagaagaagagttaaaTAAATACGTATTTAGTTTTTCTTTTTAagtttgttttcttctttttttttttcctcggaTTGTtgtattaaaatttaaaaggCTGGATGGTTACAATCCCGTGCTTCCAAAGAACAAAAATATTTAGTTCTACTCCTCCGTTCTTTTGTTGTTTTCTTTTACCTCCTCGGCCTCGTCTTCATCTATTTGTTCCATTGATGTTTCCTGTTCGAGGCCAGAGACGGTGGGCTAATTATTGCCAGTAGTTCCCATGGTGAACGAGGAACTGGTGCGGTCTCGGGTTCCcgtgatggtggtggtggtggtggtagtGGTGGGGAGCGTGGAAGCGGGGATCGCCAGCGGCGGCGGCGCCCGGGCGGCCGGAGAACCTGGAGGGCGCAGAGATCTGGTGGAGGAGGCAGCGGTCGGCTGGGAGCGGCGGCCGGGAGGAGACGGCGGAGGTGGAGGATTTCCCCTTAGCAGGAGTGGACGGAGGTGAGGGAGTCTTGGttggaggagggaggaggaaagcTCGGATCTTTAAGGGGAGGAGGCGATCGCGGCTGGCGAGGTCGTACTCCTCGATGAGGTTGGCGAGGTCCTCGTCGGACGTGACGGAGACCAGGGCGTCGAGGTCCTCCGTCGGCAGCTGGCACCTCAGATTCACCGCTCCCCACCCGCACATCTCCCCCATCTTCCCCTGTAGCTCTGTTCCACAGAAGCAAACCCGGACCCTTAGTTACCAACAAGCCAACAGCAGAGCAAtttccccttttcttttcttcgctTTCTTTAATCTCATGACAAAAATCCAATCTTTTCCTACTTTTTACGCTTCAAATCGTCTAAAGGAAACACAAATATTCGATTTTGAAGGCCAATTgacaaaatcaattaaaaaaattactatttttcaacaaaaagatTCAATCTTGAGGAAGGGAACGAAGCTAGGGAGGAGGGTACGAACCGGAGAAAGGGAGGGATCGGTCGACAGCGAGGACACGGGTGTGGCCGCCGACGTAACGGAGCTTGCCGTCGGGGTAACGGGGGAGGATCTTGCCGCCGTAGCTGCAGAGGAACTTGATGGTTCCGCCGACGGCGGGCTTGACGGAGACATCGTCGAGATAACCAAAAGAAGCgcacgaggaggaggaggacgaggaGGTGCCCACCATGCTGTGGCTCGGCTTCTCTTCTTCTAGGTTAAGTTCACTTCACTTTAGTTGGTAGAAATCTAAAGGTAAAAGAGTTGGAAGAGAGACGAGAAGCTCGGAACTCAGAGCAAGAGGAGGGGAGGAAGACTTGCTCAAGTGGCGGCTTCAAGCCTCCTCTTGGCACCCTTTCCCCTTAATTTATAGCAGCGGGATTCCAGGAGAAAGAAAAAGACCACACGCaacggtaaaaaaaaaaaaaagaacgttACACCGTGTTGCGGTGAAGAAGAAAAGATTCCGAGGAGTTGGGGTAGGCCAAGTTGAAATTTCCTGCTTGCGTCCGCGTTGCCTTTTTCTATTCCAGCATGGGGGGGGAATTTGGACGCTTCTCCTAACCCAATTCCACGTAATTTCATAATTCTAATGCAGCATTTGTATAATTCTTTTCTTCCATGGATAAAAATATGAAGTATTAACCACtgtaaaaagataagaagaaaacgAAATTAGCCGAAGACAAGACATTGAGGAAACGACAGGAGAGAATTCAGCAGTGGGACCCAAGGTTGGAATAGCGGAACGACCTCGATTGTATTCTGCAATGTATGATTTACGTTGTTGGGTGTTATGCAATAATGCAGCATCCCAAAAACCACCATCAAGAGATGGATGGTCGTTAAACATGGCAGCATTATGTATCATACATAATATATTATTGTTGATATCTGTTCATCTTTTGATAATGACCATCAAATACTGGTCCAGCATTTTGCCATGCAAGCCATGTAATGTAAAGGATCCAGATCATTACGTATGTTTGAAGGTAAAGAGAAATATATTAATTTTGCCAAGAATGGTGCTACCTTTGTCACATGGAGACCAAACATCAAATTACTGTTTGCGAAAGATTCACATTTTTTTGAGCTTTTTATCATAGAAGTTGAGCTGTGCACCACCTAGACTAGCATTATTTATGTCCGACAGACAGGAGCTGCATGTAAAAAAAATGCTATTGAGAAAAACTCAGGCACTGTGATAGATTGGATTTGGAGCGGCATCATGTAGTTGGAGATCCATTTATTCTTTCATGACATTCAGATTTCCTTTCAATTTATTGTAGTGTCTGTTCAACATATTTTTTAGAAGACGAACAGCATCGTAGATTGAATTATCTTGTGCATATCTGAGTACACTAGTGACTATACTTGATATCAGCATTAGATTTatctataaattttataaaatattttattttttaaacttttaaaatatatttatattagattgGTGTGGGCACCACttttacaatatatatatatatatatatatatagatcggACTGACCAGAATGGTCTTGGCGAGCCTCTCGTGGAATTTAAGCCTCTGGTGACGGAGAGTAaactttctttttaaaaaaaatagaggtaGGAATCTTTTAGAAATACAActgattaaatttttttggaagtgTAAGTGGGTGCGACTTGGTGGGGAGGTGACGCTCCACTTGTTTTGTGCGTGGGTAGCCGCTTTTGACCCACCGGCTCCCATGGCGACCGTGTTCCCACGATTCCCACTCACCATCATCCATAGTAGATCCATGGGATTCCCTGAGAGGTAAGATCAAGTTTAGAACTATTTGATTTTGACATaggcaattttatcaaaataaataattttttcctaaagacaaagatattatttaaaaaatataattttgatattttaattttaaatatgctACGAATCACCCATTCATTCAAGTCGGTGTGATGGCGTTTGAGACTGTTGAAGCACATGGGAATAAGATGGTATGTGGGCCAATTATCAACATTTGGAACCTAACTACGTTATATAAAGGGTTATCTCCTGTTTTTTGAAAAAGGTAAAGATTTGATATAAGTCGATATTATCGATGATTATtgaatattttcatatttgatacatataaatattaagatattcTCTATTCAACAACATCAAAGATGATCCTGAATATAAATGCTTGGAACATAAAATTCTTATaactggaaaaaaaaaagggggggatgGTTGTGTTATTGTATCCTGGAAGTATTGGTCATAATGAATTAATTCAAAAAAACTTCAGCATACTTTTGTTTAATCTTTAGGTTTAGTCTTGATAAccaattgattttttaatttcagtCTGACAGTCATATCTTTGTAAACTGAATAGATACAGTTGCGTGCACAAACATAaagttttatatcaaaaattgataacTTATGATAAAATGGCAGTATAATATTGAAggcttattaataaattttttgccAACCATTTCACATTCATATATTCCTTAAGTTGTAGCAGTATCATCCAGCAATACAAAGGAAGCAAGGGACGAAATGTGGCCGAAGGACATTGCCTGTTCAAGATTTGACCCATTCGCATATTAGCATAGATCCTCTGCTGTACACTGCACATGATGTCCCATCCACTGCATGATGGACGATCACGAACAAATGCAAGCTATGTGATACATGTCACATGTGGTCGCATGCAGCCGTCCATCGTGCATTGCATCATGGATACCATAAAAAACCCATGCTCTTCATGCATCTCTATTCAGTGTACAGCAGAGGAAATATATCATGACGTGCCGGCCCACCTTTGCAGTCATCCATATCATAATATTCCTTTGTGAATCATTACAATCACATGGTTCGTTTGATTTGAATCAATACATGTCCATTTGATGCTCTTTCTGCAATAATATTTTTAGCCTCCCAAGGGAATAATTCAGCCTCATGTGCTAtgttttccttctcttttctgtTGTGGCACTTCCACCGCAGTATATACTGCACGATACGATACTGTACATCATTCAATAATCATTATCAAAAGATGAATAGTTATTAAATAAAATAGTCTTGCATGCCAGATGATACATCATTATTGATAGTTGTTGCTATAAGATTTCGATCTGACATGGTTTGAGCTAGATGCCGTATGTCTAAAATCCGAGATGTTAGAAAGAACCTACAAGAAAAATCCACATCATCGGAGGTGCTTCGACAGAGGATCTTCCGAAAACCTAAGTTAATGAGAGCTCAAGAACTACAGAGGAAAAGAAGAGAGCGAccgttttttttttgaaagttctcccttctgaaaaatatttcttttctcaTCTTTATCTGAGAATCTCCTTCACACATCTTTTATAAAAAGATGGAGTCATAAGCTGTTAGTCGGAATCTATAGATTATTAGGTATGATTCTTTGGACCGTTGAGCCATGTTTTGAAAGTTCGTTGGGAGAAAAATCCACCAGCCAGTAATCTTTCGGTCAATATTGTTAGTTATAGATGTCTGTTACGGGTTTTGCCTGTGTGGCCAGTTTAGGTGGTGGTCTGACATAAGCATGGGGTCGAGGCCTGTGATTTTACTAAGTCACTTTGGATGCACCATTAGAGGGATGGTCCCAATCGATAAGTTATCTCTACAACAATAGCCATCCAATTTTTGATGGAGGCTATCCAGCACCATACAGCACTCTATAGTATAAACCGTGCACCACACAGGATCCTAAGCTATCTATCCCACCTCCCTTGCTCAAAGAGAGAGACAAACCAtcgaaggtttttttttttgcattaccATGAAATGGCAATCAAGCTTGTAGCCCCCTGCCTTGGCTAAACGTTCAAGATTATCTCCCTCAAACCTCGTGGAGGATGTCCATGGCTGTCTCTCCAGGCTTCCATTGGTGAAGATCCACATCTCCtccacattttttttttcttccactgTTTTCTTTGTcgagttctctttttttttttattttttttcctttctattttGATAAGATGCCGAGTTCATCCAACTTTGATCTCCTTACCCTCAGACTTGTGCCAAAACGCCATCCCATGTCACCTTCCCCAAGTGCTGCCATTTGAACTGCACCGCAAAGTGGTTTTGTTGATGCCCAACCGCCACTTTTCTCTCTCCCCTCCACATGCCATCACCTCCCTCTTCTGTATTTATCCTTGGTCACACCAAGCACGTACGTCCTTTTAGAGCCCCAGTTGCCTCGTGGCAGCCTGTGGCTTCTCCAAAGAATGGAAGACTGGACATCTACTCACACGTGTACTGTTGCATGCGAAGCGTGTGGTCCACAGAGGACATGGTCGGCTGCCGGATAAAACACGAATCCTGTCGACTCAGGGCAAGGGGTGTTGTGGTGTTACATAAACGAAGTTGTTTTGTAGCCAAATCTTGGTACCACGTAAAAGTTTCAGGAGCAGGTGAGGTGTTTGCTGCTTTAATATGCAAGACCCGTTCAGGAATTGTGCCAATTACGTGGATCGCACTAGTCCCTTATTGTGGGACACCTCAATGAAGAGGTCTTTTTGGCCATTTGGTTTGATGATTGGCTGGAGGACCCTTTGATTTTTCTATAGGACATGgtatatttttaagaaaaatttgatcctttgCCAGGTCATTCTTATAGATGTCATTTAAAAAAAATGGTTGCATGTGGAGCAAAACGTTTTTAATTTATAATCCCAACATAGGTTTCCTTTAGAAGATGGATAGCCGCCAAATAAGATGGCTTTACGTGTCATACACGGTGCACTCTATTTGATGGCTATTCATCTTCTGATGAGAGCTATCGGAGTGCTGCATAGTCCTGGCACTGCTTAGAGCCTTGCAATTCCTCATTTTGATTAGGTCTTATCCACCCGCTACAAGGAGCTACCCTATAAAGTGGACCCCACCTACAAAGTGGTATGGTTATCTTCAGGATAGGTGTGACAAAAAAAACTAGAAAAATACAGTGCATTGCATCCACTTGTGCAGATAGGGCTCAGCATGCGTAAGAATTATATCCATCCTGCATTCTAGTTGGGGGCCTCTTAACTATCGTCGGACCATGGTTCGAATAGTGTTAGCACTTACCATTTCCTTCAAGGAGAGGTTTGATTTTGAtagatatcatttcctgttttaATCTCGACCATTTAAGTTCCAGTTTCATGAGGAGTGTTTAGGTCTGTGCAGAAGCTTCAGCTACGTATACGGTCTGAGTAGGGTGGGATGGGTATAAAAGTAGTGCGTGGAGAATAGTTTCCCTTAGTTGAAGTCCAACTTGCTATGTTCTCTGGTTGATTCTCTCCATAATTTGCTCATTTTGATTCCATTCTGATACTTTCTAAGGAACGGATATTCGTCTACCAAAGGGAAGAAAGAGTCCACAAGGTTAGCGTGTGGGTTGGAGTgggacaaaaaaaaataaagggagaAGGGTCCAGGCAAGGTCGAATATCCAGGAATTGGTAATTGATTCCACGAGAATTCAAACATTGGAGCACCAACCGTGGAAATTTGAACAATTTCTTAGTTAGAAGCTAGGTTAGACCGTTGAAGGGTCAAGAAGTCCTCGTCTCTTCGGTCCAGGTCAACGGCCATCTGTTTGGTCTAAAACTTCGCCTTCTTTGTTTAGTAAATCggatttattaaattaattttgaatagatataattatggatatcaaaaaataaaatatctaacaaTTCAAAAGGAATATGCATTCTATATCAATCTCACCTCCACCTAGATTGTAGTCCAGGCTCCGAGCATATCAAGCACTGCTTATGAAATATGGAGTTCAAAGTAAGGATTGAAGCTCTTTGGAATTCAACTTCTATATCTTGTCAAACATTGTACCATCTGAATCAAATTTTGGTAATTTGATTGACTCAGCCTATAAACAAACTATtctccctaaaaaaataaaatagaaattgaaAATGATTTTGGATTTGAAGGGCAAAATGTAAATGGTTCAAGCATGAATTAGGTCCCATAGTCTAATTAAACCCATTCAATTTTGATTCAATGTCTTTGTTTTTCAAAGTAACATTTTGCATGATATCATAACTGTAACAAAATATAAATGTATCTTAATTTGACCAATATTTTGCACTCCTATTTTAAATAACCTTATTCTtacaatatttatttttttaaaaaaactgaaATAATATCTTTAAATAAGAAAAATTGACAGCCTATCCTCACCTAACCGAACTAGAATATTTAATTTTTGTTAACCACAGCTGCTGCAATAATCGATCTTTtagaatttatttcttttttatggagaaaaaaaaaggtaATTAAATCTTCTTTATAACTCAATAATTTAATATATGGGAACATGCGATATTCTTTTCTAAAATAGCAAGAGACGCTGTGAAGGCAAAAATCAAGGATACAAAGGATCAAGAAGAGCCATCGAAATACCAAGTTCTTTCATCAATCCACCATGATCTAGAAGTCTACCAATTGCATCAGGCAACTGAGGGAGAGCAATAGTAGAATTATGGATGACAGTGAGAAGATCAGGGGATAGATCTTCCAATTCTTCAAATCATGATAAATGGTGCCTTTGGGCGAGGATACCCCCCTCCAGCAATTCTAGCTCGCGACCCATATCTCCAATCAGGAGAATGAGGCCCTAACTCATCTGGTATCTTCTGAAGAGGTATAGAAGGGGGGTCTCTGATCTCTTGAAGAGGAAAAGGCCCCGAGGCCGGATGGATTCTCCCCTCATTTTCCATCGGCATGGCCTATTGTCAGAGGGGAGATAGTGCAGATGGGCTTTGATTCTAGAGGCCTTTTGGAGGAGCAGAAGAAGACTCTGATCACTCTCATCCTGAAGCATCTCTATGCATCTATCTCGGGGTAGTTCAGACTAATCAGTCTCTGTACTATTAATAAAATGTGTGTCAGGATCTTGATCAGGCAGCTAAAGCTGATTGTACCTCATCTGATCAGTTTGAAGTAGGATATTTTTGTCAGCAACTATTGCATCACTGATAATGTCTTACTCATCTAAGAGTTCATGCATGATCTATGGCGAGTATCAATTCACTGAAGTCTTATGGCGATCAAGTTGGACACGCTACAGGAGCTTGACTTCTAAGATAGGTGGATCAATTGAATCATGGACTGTGTGTAAAATTCGAGCTTTGCCATTCTGATCAATGATACTCTGATAGAGTCTTTTCATTCGACGATTGAGCTTTTCCAAAGTTGCCCTCTCTCCCCCCACCTGTTCATTTCATGTGCTGATGCTCTACCCCAAGCATTGAGAGTGGCATTTCAAGGGTCAGAGTTAGAACCCTACTGGCCTATCCCTAGGGTTCACCCACTCTTGCACCTCTTTTTTGTAGATGAGTGCCTTCTGATTGGCAAGGTCTTGGTCTGGAATGCGAAGTATTTTGCATCCATTGTCAAGGTCTATTGTCGAACTTGGGTCAACTTATGAATCTGTAGAAATCCATAGTCATCTTTAGTCCCAAGATAAAGATCTAAGTAAAGCAAGTGATTCGGCTAGGGATTAAGGAGCAAACCGGGGCCCTGACCAATTTGAGGGTTCCTATCAAGGGATGATGTCTTCGAAAGGCTGACTACAGGCCCATGGAGTAGTAGGTTCAGAATCGTCTTGAGGACTGACAAGCCAATGCTCTTTCCATGATGAGTAAGATGACTCTAATGAGATTGGTCCTAAGCTTCATTTTGATCTATCTCTTGGAGAATACGGTTGTACCGAGCTCTTATCTCAGATGATTGGAGCAGCTGTTTCAAAACTTTTTGTGGGATTTAAGGCACGATGGTGATGGACTCTATCTGTTATCCCACGAGATGGTCTACCAGCCTATGAAGGATAGGGGCCTTGGGATTCAACCCCTATTCATCAAGAAGGAGGCTTTGATTGTCGAGCATATAGCCAGATTTCTTATCCAACCGGATTATTTGTGGAGTAGAGTAATGAGGGCTCAATATGAGATGTGGAGTCAGGGATTTGAGGTTCGAGCTATTCAGGATTGCACGTTCATCTGAAAAAAGATTTGTGCCTGCATCCTAATAGCTTTGGTCCAAGTTAGTTGATTGGGATTAGGAGGTCCATAGATATGAGCCAGAATGTCTGAATTTTTAGCTTGCCTCTCATCTGTTGGCCGACTTATTTCAGCACGGAGGTGGATGACCAGCTTTGAGCCTGTGACTTGCTCATTGCCGATGGTAGGGGCTAGAGAGTACATGATATCATCCATCTTTTTAGTAGCTTGCTTGCTGATCAGATTCTCACCATCCCAATTCTTATCCATCAAAGTCAGAACTTGAGGGTGTGGGGCCATTCATGCTGCCCAAAGGTTTCTATGAGAGATCAGTCTGAGATATGCATACCTGTAGTGAGTATAAGGATCGAGACAGCCTGAATCTAGAAAATGGCTGCTCATCCCTAGATGAGGCTTTTTCTCTAAAAGATTGTTTGAGACCGGCTTCCGACGCATATGTTACTTAGGAATTGGGGTATGGACTTTTCAATTTTCTATCCAATCTGTAGGTTGGATGATGAGTTAATGAAACATGCCCTCCTGTGAGCAGTGGCCCTTGGCTGGATTTTTTTCTGGACATGATCCATCAAAGTACTATCGAGGGGTCGATCTGTACCTAAAGGGATAGGATGGTGTATGTCGTCTATTAAATCTAGCTATCTAGTAATAGCTTGGTCTTCAAAATCG
Above is a genomic segment from Elaeis guineensis isolate ETL-2024a chromosome 1, EG11, whole genome shotgun sequence containing:
- the LOC105038788 gene encoding uncharacterized protein, translated to MVGTSSSSSSSCASFGYLDDVSVKPAVGGTIKFLCSYGGKILPRYPDGKLRYVGGHTRVLAVDRSLPFSELQGKMGEMCGWGAVNLRCQLPTEDLDALVSVTSDEDLANLIEEYDLASRDRLLPLKIRAFLLPPPTKTPSPPSTPAKGKSSTSAVSSRPPLPADRCLLHQISAPSRFSGRPGAAAAGDPRFHAPHHYHHHHHHHGNPRPHQFLVHHGNYWQ